A single region of the Metarhizium brunneum chromosome 6, complete sequence genome encodes:
- the APE2_1 gene encoding Aminopeptidase 2 yields the protein MCRAQAGVDQTGGGAAPGSTHGRELLPSNVIPRHYHVTLEPDFDKLTFDGTVVIDLDVAQESSSVSLNTLELDVHSSKLSADGQTVDHAPKVSFHEPTQVTKFDFDGHVLRKGSQAQLEIKFTGQLNDKMAGFYRSTYKRDDGSEGILACTQMEATDCRRAFPCFDEPALKAKFTVTLIADKNLTCLSNMDVAKEEQVQSTMSGTTKKAVHFNTSPLMSTYLVAFIVGELNYVESTKFRVPVRVYAPPGQDIEHGRFSLDLAVRTLEFYEKVFGIEFPLPKMDQVAIPDFAQGAMENWGLVTYRVVDLLLDEKTSSAATKERVAEVVQHELAHQWFGNLVTMDWWEGLWLNEGFATWTSWYSSNVFYPEWKVWENYVTDNLQSALSLDSLRSSHPIEVPVKRADEINQIFDAISYSKGSCVLRMVSTYLGEETFLEGVRRYLKKHAYGNTQTGDLWASLSEVSGKNIQEIMNAWTKEVGYPVLTVTENGADSSIHVKQNRFLRTGDTKPEEDKILYPVFLGLRTKDGVDGEIALTEREKDFKIPSKDFFKLNANHTGIFRTSYSPARLEKLGQAAKDGLLSVEDRAGMIADAGALATSGYQKTSGVLNLLKGFDSENEFVVWNEIVARLGAIQSAWVFEAEEVTEGLKAFQRDLISPKAHKLGWQFSDKDGHIEQQFKAVLFEAAGLSGDQKIIDASKDMFNKFMAGDKSAIHPNIRKSVFAIALRYGGIEEYDKILNFYRSSTNSDERNTCLRSFGRAKQPELIKRTLDLLFSPEVKTQDVYMPVIGLRAHAEGIEALYSWMEENWAALYEKLPPTLPMLGSMVNIMTSGFTTQKQLERVEKFFGAKNNNGYDQSLAQSIDAIRSKISWLSRDKEDVAGWVKANGYAK from the exons ATGTGCAGAGCCCAAGCTGGTGTCGACCAGACCGGCGGCGGTGCCGCTCCTGGTAGCACCCACGGCCGCGAGCTTCTCCCTTCCAACGTCATCCCCCGCCATTACCACGTTACTCTCGAGCCCGACTTCGACAAGCTGACCTTTGACGGTACCGTCGTCATTGACCTCGATGTTGCCCAAGAATCCAGCTCCGTCTCCCTCAACACTCTCGAGCTCGACGTCCACAGTTCCAAGCTGTCCGCCGACGGACAGACTGTCGACCATGCCCCCAAGGTTTCCTTCCATGAGCCCACCCAGGTCACCAAGTTCGACTTTGACGGCCATGTCCTTCGCAAGGGCTCCCAGGCTCAGCTCGAGATCAAATTCACCGGCCAGCTCAACGACAAGATGGCCGGCTTCTACCGATCCACCTACAAGCGCGACGACGGATCTGAAGGCATCCTGGCTTGCACCCAGATGGAGGCTACCGACTGCCGCAGGGCCTTCCCCTGCTTCGATGAGCCCGctctcaaggccaagttcaCCGTCACCCTCATAGCTGACAAGAACCTGACTTGCTTGAGCAACATGGATGTTGCCAAGGAGGAACAAGTCCAGTCCACCATGAGCGGCACCACCAAAAAGGCTGTTCACTTCAACACCTCTCCCCTCATGTCTACCTACCTTGTCGCCTTCATTGTTGGCGAGCTCAACTATGTCGAGTCCACAAAGTTCCGTGTCCCTGTCCGTGTCTATGCCCCGCCAGGCCAGGACATTGAGCATGGCCGATTCTCTCTGGACCTTGCCGTTCGAACCCTGGAATTCTACGAAAAGGTTTTTGGCATCGAGTTCCCCCTCCCCAAGATGGACCAGGTGGCCATTCCCGACTTTGCCCAGGGCGCCATGGAGAACTGGGGCCTCGTCACCTACCGTGTGGTCGACCTGCTTCTCGACGAGAAGACCAGCAGTGCTGCCACCAAGGAGCGTGTCGCCGAGGTTGTTCAGCACGAGCTGGCTCATCAGTGGTTTGGCAACCTCGTCACCATGGACTGGTGGGAGGGTCTCTGGCTAAACGAGGGCTTCGCCACGTGGACTTCATGG TACTCCTCCAATGTCTTCTACCCGGAGTGGAAGGTTTGGGAGAATTATGTCACGGACAATCTGCAGTCCGCTCTGTCTCTCGACTCCCTCCGTAGCTCCCATCCGATTGAGGTGCCCGTCAAGCGCGCCGATGAGATTAACCAGATTTTCGACGCCATCTCTTACTCCAAAGGCTCCTGCGTTCTTCGCATGGTCTCTACTTACCTTGGCGAGGAGACCTTCCTCGAGGGAGTTCGTCGGTACCTGAAGAAGCACGCCTACGGCAACACGCAAACGGGCGACCTGTGGGCTTCCCTCAGCGAAGTCAGTGGCAAGAATATTCAAGAAATCATGAACGCATGGACCAAGGAGGTCGGGTATCCCGTCTTGACTGTTACTGAGAACGGCGCCGACAGCTCCATTCACGTCAAGCAGAACCGATTCTTGCGAACTGGTGACACCAAGCCcgaggaggacaagattTTGTACCCTGTCTTCCTGGGTCTTCGCaccaaggacggcgtcgatggcgaaATTGCCCTCACTGAGCGCGAGAAGGACTTCAAGATCCCCAGCAAAGACTTTTTCAAGCTCAACGCCAACCACACGGGGATTTTCCGAACCTCGTACTCGCCTGCTCGTCTGGAGAAGCTCGGCCAGGCTGCCAAGGATGGCCTCCTCTCTGTCGAGGACCGCGCTGGTATGATTGCCGACGCCGGTGCTCTTGCCACTTCCGGGTACCAGAAGACGTCTGGTGTGCTCAACCTACTGAAGGGCTTCGACTCTGAAAACGAGTTTGTTGTCTGGAACGAGATTGTGGCCCGCCTCGGGGCAATCCAGAGCGCCTGGGTGTTTGAGGCTGAAGAGGTCACCGAGGGCCTGAAGGCGTTCCAGCGCGACCTGATCAGCCCCAAGGCGCACAAGCTGGGCTGGCAATTctccgacaaggacggcCACATTGAGCAGCAGTTCAAGGCGGTGCTTTTCGAGGCCGCCGGTCTCAGCGGTGACCAGAAGATTATCGACGCCTCCAAGGACATGTTCAACAAGTTTATGGCTGGTGACAAGTCGGCCATCCACCCCAACATCCGCAAGAGCGTGTTTGCCATTGCCTTGCGATACGGCGGGATTGAAGAG TACGACAAGATTCTCAACTTTTACCGATCATCAACCAACTCGGACGAGCGCAACACTTGTCTGCGCAGCTTTGGGCGCGCCAAGCAGCCGGAGCTCATCAAGCGCACGCTGGACCTCCTCTTCAGCCCCGAGGTCAAGACGCAAGACGTGTACATGCCCGTCATTGGGTTGCGCGCCCACGCAGAGGGAATCGAGGCCCTGTACAGCTGGATGGAGGAGAACTGGGCGGCGCTCTACGAGAAGTTGCCGCCGACCCTGCCCATGCTCGGCTCCATGGTCAACATTATGACGTCTGGGTTCACGACGCAGAAGCAGCTTGAGCGCGTGGAGAAGTTCTTTGGGGCCAAGAACAACAATGGATACGACCAGTCGCTCGCCCAGAGCATAGACGCGATCCGGTCCAAGATTTCGTGGCTGTCTCGCGACAAGGAGgatgtggctggctgggtcAAGGCGAATGGGTACGCCAAATAG
- the PRTB gene encoding Scytalidopepsin B yields the protein MKLSAISAAACILSVLAAPGPGRPPDSLAARQVQQPWAGAVQQGQGLSYVTGTVRVPRIAGQPSRSAVAAWVGIDGLRCRRAILQTGLSFYGDGAVVPWYEWWPAPSHAYPGPAFRASPGDLVRMSVHAWSATSGNATLENLSTGQVVARELYGQAPLCGTDADFVLEDFGDYTGGHVPLVNFGEIDIWNTWAYGSSGWVDAEGASIVNLEIDNRVRSSCGSNANGVRCDYLW from the coding sequence ATGAAGTTGTCAGCAATCAGCGCAGCCGCTTGCATCCTCAGCGTCCTAGCAGCCCCCGGACCCGGGAGACCCCCCGacagcctcgccgcccgTCAAGTGCAGCAGCCCTgggccggcgccgtccagcaaggccaaggcctcAGCTACGTCACGGGAACGGTGAGAGTGCCCCGGATCGCAGGGCAGCCCTCGCGCTCCGCCGTAGCGGCGTGGGTCGGCATCGACGGGCTccgctgccgccgggcgATTCTCCAAACGGGCCTCAGCTTCtacggcgacggcgccgtgGTCCCCTGGTACGAGTggtggccggcgccgtcgcaCGCGTACCCGGGTCCCGCGTTCCGCGCGTCCCCCGGCGATCTGGTCCGGATGAGCGTCCACGCGTGGTCGGCCACCTCGGGCAACGCCACGCTGGAGAACCTCTCGACGGGGCAGGTTGTTGCGCGGGAGCTTTACGGCCAGGCGCCGCTTTGCGGTACCGACGCTGACTTTGTGCTGGAGGACTTTGGTGATTACACGGGCGGGCATGTGCCGCTGGTGAATTTCGGCGAGATTGATATTTGGAATACGTGGGCGTATGGGAGTAGTGGGTGGGTGGACGCCGAGGGGGCGAGTATCGTGAATTTGGAGATTGACAATAGGGTGCGGTCGAGCTGCGGCTCAAACGCTAATGGCGTAAGGTGCGATTATCTTTGGTAG
- the SC6A8 gene encoding Creatine transporter, which produces MASKLKSIFKFLAPDSEKGQDGRDVWSSRTAFVLAAMGGAVGLGNLLRYPSVVFANNGVQWFIPYFLALLFLGIPLLLLEISIGQAYRGGSVIAYNSINKHTRGVGFGVITTGYIVSTYYVPILSWVMRYFRSSFQSPLPWTGRGNEFYTQDVIANAAPVPGTTSGGTVTSYTQYPGTGFVGETVGWCAFMWLAVYLCLFKGVGVTGRAVYFTMGLPVVMMFVLMGRSLSLPNAIDGVRLYFAEWHGDKLAGGQIWQAACGQIFFSIGVGFGYFTAYASYNSRYSNAVQDAVIISLCNSMYEILAGFAVFGIVGFLGLRPQDDVQLTTFSVGFLTYPLAIAEMPGANVWAVLFFLTLAFLGLSSAFALTESMVTLLCDSDLSKRFPRIVISTAVIVISFLLSLMYCSSFGFYLLDAMDTWINNLSLLFVAWCEGMVCTTLYRHRDVYKQVGWAAFLVYTGCYLMAMVLGVAVGHSVSPVAGAGVGFGLFIVGAVVSVLVAKTPDSVPPVFWGKSKWLSRFWWVAFYSGNQLTRDLNAVIATGKNWRIPVFWAPVIRYISCPILSIIMSFAYPAFYKLRMDPLHIFAFAVAHVIMVIVVVGLIFPRAFDIFIPPKRRENESVAYAPQVTIMGVSDGSAATEAGEGRDESQDFGSKGLEESK; this is translated from the exons ATGGCGAGTAAATTAAAGAGCATCTTCAAGTTCCTCGCGCCAGACTCGGAAAAGGGCCAAGATGGGCGTGACGTGTGGTCGTCGAGGACGGCATTCGTGCTcgcagccatg GGAGGTGCCGTCGGCCTAGGCAACCTCCTCCGATACCCGTccgtcgtcttcgccaacAACGGCGTCCAGTGGTTCATCCCGTACTTCCTCGCCCTCTTGTTCCTAGGCATACCGCTCTTGCTGCTCGAAATCTCCATCGGGCAAGCCTACCGCGGGGGCTCCGTCATCGCCTACAACTCAATCAACAAGCACACCCGGggcgtcggcttcggcgTCATCACAACCGGATACATTGTATCGACCTACTACGTGCCCATCCTGAGCTGGGTAATGCGGTACTTTCGCTCCTCCTTCCAGAGCCCGCTGCCATGGACAGGCCGCGGCAACGAGTTCTACACGCAAGACGTCATTGCCAACGCGGCTCCCGTTCCCGGCACAACCAGCGGTGGCACAGTCACATCCTACACCCAGTACCCGGGGACTGGGTTCGTCGGAGAGACAGTGGGCTGGTGCGCGTTCATGTGGCTGGCCGTGTATCTCTGCCTGTTCAAGGGCGTCGGCGTGACGGGCCGCGCCGTCTACTTCACCATGGGCCTGCccgtggtgatgatgttTGTGCTCATGGGCCGCTCGCTGTCGCTGCCCAACGCCATAGACGGCGTGAGGCTGTACTTTGCCGAGTGGCACGGCGACAAGCTGGCCGGCGGGCAGATATGGCAGGCGGCCTGCGGGCAAATCTTCTTCTCTATCggcgtcggcttcggctACTTCACGGCCTATGCGTCCTACAACAGCCGCTACTCCAACGCCGTCCAggacgccgtcatcatctccctCTGCAACTCTATGTACGAGATACTGGCAGGTTTTGCCGTGTTTGGAATCGTCGGCTTCTTGGGCCTCCGGCCCCAAGACGACGTTCAGCTCACCACCTTCTCCGTCGGGTTCCTCACCTATCCTCTGGCTATTGCCGAGATGCCGGGGGCCAATGTCTGGGCagtcttgttcttcttgactCTGGCGTTTCTGGGCTTGAGCTCGGCCTTTGCCCTCACCGAGTCCATGGTCACGCTGCTCTGTGACTCGGACCTGAGTAAAAGGTTTCCTCGAATTGTCATCTCCACCGCTGTTATTGTCATTTCCTTCCTCTTGTCTCTAATGTACTGCTCTTCCTTTGGCTTCTATCTTTTAGACGCCATGGACACTTGGATCAACAATCTTTCACTCCTGTTTGTTGCCTGGTGTGAGGGCATGGTGTGCACCACGCTATATAGACACAGGGATGTGTATAAACAGGTCGGCTGGGCGGCGTTTTTGGTATATACAGGTTGCTAcctcatggccatggtgctTGGCGTTGCCGTTGGCCACTCTGTAAGCCCAGTTGCCGGAGCCGGTGTAGGATTCGGTCTCTTCATTGTCGGCGCGGTGGTTTCTGTCCTTGTTGCAAAGACTCCCGACTCTGTTCCTCCAGTGTTCTGGGGCAAGAGCAAATGGCTAAGCAGGTTTTGGTGGGTTGCTTTTTATTCG GGCAATCAACTTACGCGCGACCTCAACGCGGTCATAGCAACCGGGAAGAACTGGAGAATTCCCGTCTTCTGGGCCCCCGTCATTCGCTACATATCATGTCCTATCCtttccatcatcatgtcttTCGCATATCCAGCTTTCTACAAATTGCGGATGGACCCTCTGCACATCTTTGCATTCGCAGTCGCACATGTGATAATGGTCATTGTGGTGGTGGGCCTCATCTTCCCACGAGCATTTGACATTTTTATCCCCCCCAAGCGACGGGAGAACGAGAGCGTGGCATACGCTCCCCAAGTTACCATCATGGGGGTGAGTGATGGTAGCGCGGCCACGGAGGCTGGGGAGGGCAGAGACGAAAGCCAGGACTTTGGTAGCAAGGGATTGGAGGAAAGCAAGTAA